One genomic region from Phragmites australis chromosome 1, lpPhrAust1.1, whole genome shotgun sequence encodes:
- the LOC133889610 gene encoding uncharacterized protein LOC133889610, which produces MDPCAFVRLTVDQLLLKLPSVPRPSSGAGVHPSTTPCFFMLHLQDHPSSLSRTAPLPLASAAAAHADPVVLSLDAAALQRLSARPAELVVTVHVGQTGSNCGMSAARALGRVRVAVDVARAAAGETVIARDGWVDVGKPASGSSSSGCPRAQIHMVVWAEPDPRYVFQFGGEPECGPVVYQVPRGGAGGGQRQPVFTCRFSTGRRATLSRSLTTQSSMTRSTSRRLRSWLSNTLHGDGRVGEHARREQRKGWTVTIHDLSGSPVAAASMVTPFVPSPGSGRVSRANPGSWLILQATGAGPSSWKPWARLEAWRERGPVDALGYRLELIFDSGSHECAVPIAESSISTKRGGQFVIDPATFPEVANGAAWPFAGGFVMSSTVEGEGRASRPTVQVCVQHVTCMGDVAVFVALSAAVDLCMDACKLFSQRLRKELCQDQDE; this is translated from the exons ATGGACCCCTGCGCGTTCGTCCGCCTCACGGTGGACCAGCTCCTCCTCAAGCTCCCCTCCGTGCCACGCCCCAGCTCCGGCGCCGGCGTGCACCCGTCCACCACGCCCTGCTTCTTCATGCTCCACCTGCAGGACCACCCCTCCTCACTCTCCCGCACCGCGCCGCTGCCGCTCGCATCCGCTGCCGCCGCACACGCCGACCCCGTCGTGCTCAGCCTCGACGCCGCCGCCTTGCAGAGGCTCTCGGCACGCCCTGCGGAGCTCGTCGTGACTGTGCACGTTGGACAGACAGGGAGCAACTGCGGCATGAGCGCCGCACGCGCGCTGGGGCGCGTGCGGGTCGCGGTGGAcgtggcgcgcgccgcggccggGGAGACCGTCATCGCCCGGGACGGGTGGGTGGACGTGGGGAAGCCGGCGTCAGGGTCGTCGTCCTCCGGCTGCCCCCGCGCCCAGATTCACATGGTCGTGTGGGCCGAGCCCGACCCGCGGTACGTGTTCCAGTTCGGCGGCGAGCCGGAGTGCGGGCCCGTGGTGTACCAGGTGCCGAGAGGAGGTGCTGGCGGCGGGCAGCGGCAGCCGGTGTTTACCTGCCGATTCAGCACCGGCCGCAGGGCAACTCTTTCCAG ATCGCTGACGACGCAATCGTCCATGACCCGGAGCACCAGCCGTAGGCTGCGATCCTGGCTCAGCAACACCCTCCACGGCGACGGCCGCGTTGGCGAGCACGCGCGGCGCGAGCAGCGCAAGGGCTGGACGGTGACCATCCACGACCTGTCCGGCTCCCCCGTGGCGGCGGCGTCCATGGTCACCCCGTTCGTGCCGTCCCCGGGCTCCGGCCGCGTCTCCCGCGCCAACCCGGGCTCCTGGCTCATCCTCCAGGCCACGGGCGCGGGGCCGTCGAGCTGGAAGCCCTGGGCGCGGCTCGAGGCGTGGCGCGAGCGCGGGCCCGTCGACGCGCTCGGCTACCGGCTCGAGCTGATCTTCGACTCGGGCTCCCACGAGTGCGCCGTCCCCATCGCCGAGTCGTCCATCAGCACCAAGCGTGGCGGCCAGTTCGTCATCGATCCGGCCACGTTCCCCGAGGTAGCCAACGGCGCCGCGTGGCCATTCGCCGGTGGGTTCGTCATGAGCTCCACGGTGGAGGGCGAGGGGCGGGCGAGCCGGCCCACGGTGCAGGTCTGCGTGCAGCACGTGACGTGCATGGGCGACGTGGCGGTGTTCGTGGCGCTCTCCGCGGCCGTCGATCTCTGCATGGACGCCTGCAAGCTCTTCTCGCAGAGGCTCAGGAAGGAGCTGTGCCAGGATCAAGACGAGTGA